From Pseudoalteromonas rubra, one genomic window encodes:
- a CDS encoding endonuclease/exonuclease/phosphatase family protein, which translates to MKANFLPVVLATAVLSAGCQSTLTNTASEKMSEDNQTLRVATFNVSMEATNYDMTNHTLQSDNALTVALKSGDFSQINNIAEIIQRTRPDIILLNEFDYIADPEQGIHLFQRDYLEVSQNGFDPIKYPYVYLAPVNTGVETPFAGNKNARLTHYGFGKYPGQYAMVLLSRYPIQQDQIRTFQHFLWKDMPNNLMPTQADGSSWYSKEEVSAMRLSSKSHWDIPVQVCNRQINVLASHPTPPVFDGPEDRNGKRNHDELRLWKDYISSTGNAYIYDDMGQRGGFAAQSFVILGDLNASSVDGDAYPGAIDQLLKHPRVNHYPAPTSEGGRLNKPDNKHAASHTAHWGMRADYVLPSANLTVSASGVFWPANNQTGAELVADRASSSDHRLVWVDITLPDAHCNN; encoded by the coding sequence ATGAAAGCAAATTTTTTACCTGTCGTGCTGGCAACGGCTGTGTTGAGCGCAGGCTGTCAGAGCACATTAACCAATACGGCCTCTGAAAAAATGTCGGAAGATAATCAAACGCTACGAGTCGCGACGTTTAACGTCAGTATGGAAGCAACCAATTACGATATGACAAACCACACATTGCAATCGGACAATGCGTTAACCGTGGCGTTAAAAAGTGGCGATTTCAGTCAAATCAACAATATCGCTGAGATCATCCAGCGTACCCGACCTGATATTATTCTGCTGAACGAGTTCGACTACATTGCAGATCCAGAGCAAGGCATTCATCTGTTCCAGCGAGACTATCTTGAAGTATCCCAGAACGGTTTTGATCCGATTAAATATCCCTACGTGTATCTGGCACCGGTCAATACGGGCGTAGAGACGCCGTTTGCTGGTAACAAAAATGCCCGTCTGACACATTATGGCTTCGGCAAATACCCTGGCCAATATGCCATGGTGTTGTTATCCAGGTATCCCATTCAGCAGGATCAGATCAGAACTTTTCAACACTTTCTGTGGAAAGATATGCCAAACAATCTGATGCCAACGCAGGCGGATGGCAGCAGCTGGTACTCAAAAGAAGAGGTCTCGGCCATGCGCTTGTCATCCAAGTCGCATTGGGATATTCCGGTACAAGTGTGCAATCGGCAGATCAACGTATTAGCCAGTCACCCAACGCCCCCCGTTTTTGACGGACCCGAGGACAGAAACGGTAAGCGTAATCACGATGAGCTCAGGCTGTGGAAGGATTACATTAGCTCAACCGGTAACGCCTACATATACGACGATATGGGTCAACGCGGTGGATTTGCCGCTCAGTCATTTGTCATTTTAGGTGATTTAAATGCCAGCTCTGTCGATGGCGATGCATATCCAGGTGCGATTGACCAGTTACTGAAACATCCGCGCGTGAATCATTACCCGGCACCTACCTCTGAGGGGGGACGGCTCAATAAACCCGACAATAAACATGCTGCCTCACATACCGCGCACTGGGGCATGCGCGCAGACTATGTATTACCGTCTGCCAACCTGACAGTCAGCGCCAGCGGCGTATTTTGGCCTGCAAATAACCAGACTGGTGCAGAGCTTGTAGCCGACAGAGCATCCTCTTCTGATCACCGTCTGGTATGGGTCGATATTACGCTGCCAGATGCACATTGTAACAACTAG
- a CDS encoding alpha/beta fold hydrolase has product MNKLAVAVLIGATFSGHAAHHQHEYNYTEIAGKKIAYACQGEGKVTALLVSGMGLDAHTTYKNTYHNANPRGYRLCFYDRAGYGESQYDNPKVRTMTELRDELAGLIKHLKVESLVLVPHSFGGFVARAYASKYPDKVKGLVLIDTVHESWYDAMKAQMSKSGWDTMKMIINWEREHNSFEDFEEASSHSALYTIKADLPVTVLSRGIPHVTIRQTKMSYPDIDVYTQTWNDAQKKLATLNQNTEAVTMKYASHLFDDSDPWIAIKHIEAMVAKASL; this is encoded by the coding sequence ATGAATAAACTCGCCGTCGCCGTGCTTATAGGCGCAACATTTTCGGGCCATGCCGCCCATCACCAACACGAATACAACTATACCGAGATTGCCGGGAAGAAAATCGCCTATGCGTGCCAGGGCGAAGGTAAAGTCACCGCCCTGTTGGTATCCGGTATGGGCCTGGATGCGCACACAACTTATAAAAATACCTACCACAACGCCAACCCCAGAGGCTACCGGCTGTGTTTTTACGACCGTGCGGGGTATGGCGAGAGTCAATATGACAACCCCAAGGTCAGAACCATGACCGAACTGCGTGATGAGCTGGCCGGGCTAATTAAGCACCTGAAGGTTGAGTCACTGGTCCTGGTGCCCCATTCATTCGGCGGATTTGTCGCGCGTGCCTATGCCAGCAAATATCCGGATAAAGTAAAAGGCCTGGTCCTGATAGACACGGTTCATGAATCCTGGTACGACGCGATGAAAGCGCAGATGTCCAAATCAGGCTGGGACACGATGAAGATGATTATTAACTGGGAACGCGAGCATAATTCGTTCGAAGATTTTGAAGAAGCCTCAAGCCACTCTGCGCTCTATACAATAAAAGCAGACTTGCCTGTTACCGTGCTTTCTCGTGGTATCCCGCACGTGACAATCAGACAAACCAAAATGAGTTACCCGGATATAGACGTTTACACGCAAACCTGGAATGACGCCCAAAAGAAACTGGCTACGCTGAATCAAAATACCGAGGCAGTCACGATGAAATACGCCTCACACCTGTTTGATGACTCAGACCCCTGGATTGCGATAAAACACATAGAGGCTATGGTAGCAAAAGCCAGCCTCTGA